CAGAGTTCTGGAAGGAGCTGATGTCCCAATGGCGGAAGGTGCTGTTCTTGAAGCTGGCCCGGCTCTTTGTGATGCGGTAGATCTTCCTCAGCACGGCTCGGCGCAGCAGGATGTAGACCCAGGGGTCCAGGATCTGGTTCCAGGAGGCCAGCCGGACGCCCATCACCATCAACCTCCTGTATGTGTCCTGGTCACTGCCTATGGAGCCACTGTAGGACCGTGTGACTGACATCAGGCCAAAGATCTGCAAGGAACACAGATACCTGGGTTAGTTTTACAGTGGTTGTGCAGGATATAGAGATGTTCAGCCGGTGTATATATGTTTGCATCAATCTGCATACACTGCTAGTAATTTATCTACATTACCTAACACTGTAGAATGCCACAtattaacaaacaaaaaacataaatgGAGCAGTCAAAATGCATCTTCACAACGTGTTCCTATGAATAGTTTTATTGATGTTAGAAATCACAGGCTCTAAAATCAAAATTGTAGCCTGATAGCTTATTAAGAGATTTAATAGCTCAAGGCTATTCTAAGTGAAGCATGGTTTATAGTCTGTCTTCTTTCACTCCTCACAGTTTATGTGTCAAAATGAATGGTTACTTTTATATTGGACTTGAATAATTGATATGACATATTAACAGTTTATACAAAATTCTTAGTATTGGAATTGTAAAAAACAATCTCcatgataaaaaaaaatcatcAAACCATCATGTGATCGTATGAAATTATTTTAGTTGACTAATATTGCTTTTTCCCACAAGACTGGAAAAGGAGAGAAGCTGTAACATTGTCACGATCGTTATGAatgacggaccaaggcgcagcgtgtgttgggttccacatatttattaccGTGAAACTAGAACAAAACCAATAAACATATAAGGACCGTGAATAACAGCGCACACATCAGCACtcaacaaaacaatatcccacaaagcaggtgggagaaagggcttcctaaatatgatccccaattagaggcaacggttaccagctgcctctaattgggaaccatacaaaccagcaacatagaaaataaattactagaacacccccctagtcacgctctgacctaaacaccatagagaaccgaggactctctatggtcagggcgtgacaaacatTCTCAATGTCACCCAATCTGAAATAGGGTGATGCCCAGCAAGGCCAGTGTTATTCAAGCCCTTCATAATGGCATGCCCTTAAATCATTTATAATTTATTCCATCTAGTCAATGAAAGGGCCCACCATGACTATTTATTTATTCACATTAGTGCAGTGCACCATGTCTATCCCTCTGTTTTAGGTGCAGTATTCTGAATCATAGTGTTTGTGACTTGGAACTGGAATGTGTCTATTTCAGAAGGTGTACAAAAAGAGGATGAAATAGTACTGGATTGTTAGCAGAGATTTTCTATATTATTTCAGGCCTTTGAGTTTATGGGCCAGAATATCTTGGAGATTTACTGAGAGGTTGAATTGCTTTTGTTAGCTGAGAATTTTTACAATATTATTTTATGCTTTTACCACCCTGCATCTCATACGGGCTTTTCTCTtaagcttccaattggctcattcatcccccctcttctcccctgtaaCTTTTGTCCAGGTCGTTGCTATAAATcataatgtgttctcagtcaacttacctggtaaaataaggtttCAATTGAAAAAATCAATAAACAATTATAGGTCAGAATATCTTGGATATGTATATTCCTCCGAGCAACAAACAATTATGAACATTACTATTATTTATAAGGATTACTTGAAGTTTGGATGTACAACATTCTTATTTGATGGTAAACCACCATTGCAATTTCACACAGCCTGAGAATGGGATGCATGAACATTCAGAAGAGCATGTCATTCCTATCACAGGTCATTGGTAGGTGATGACTCATATCAGTTCAGATTATTGAGCTCTAACTCTCGTTTCCATAGTTGAAGTCAAATCCATTTCAGTATCTCAGTGAATGAAgattaagggctctattcaatctgtatagCTGAAGCGCAAaactactacagtttactatagaattctatagtaaactgtagtatactgtacactatactacacacggtagtatccctcaatcatgtgtagtacttactacagaatgttgtagtatactgtagaatactacagTTAATATTACAGTATGATCCACAAAAgaacactgtagtaaatactacagtaatttccgcaaaaacactacagtctgcaCAAACACAAACCTTTTTTACTATAGTAAAGATgacagtatttaatttgcatatacactgcccattcccctccccaaTCCCActttgtgccacccataagtgagaaacctactAAAAACAAAAACGCTGTAGTAAGTACTACATGAATGTCTGCAAAagcactacagtgaatactacagggaagtctgaaaaaacactacagtgaatactatagtatttataccagggctctccaaacctgttcctggagagctacattcctgtaggttttcattccaactCTAGtggtaactaacctgattcagtttatcaaccagctacttaatagaatcaggtgcgctagattgggattggagcaaaaacctacaggaaggcAGCTTtccaggaacagtgttggagagccctgatttACATCATAGTATactagtattttttcatgtgggattTTCCGATTGAGCATACATACAAaacgtttaccgtgaatgcagtagCCGCTAACGTgggagcattgcctttcaatCACGCTGTAGCGCTGAATTTCCATGATAAGGATTGAAAAGAGACCTTAATTCCCGAATGAAACACAATAAAGACAGTTTTGACACCTAACCTGATTCATGTAGAGTTGTTTCAGTGAACTGAACTTTTTCAACTTACCAGCAGGGGGCTCCAGCAGATGCAAGAGGTGATCATAATGCCCACCAGCTGGGCCACCATCTCAATGTCGTGGGACTTGGCTGAGCGACGGTAGCAGGTCTTACACTTCTTACGCAGTCTGGCAAGCACCAGCGTGACCCCACTGATGGTATTACACACCAGGGCCACAGTCAGAGAGGCCAGGCCCAGTCCAGAGAACAGCATGACAAAGGCCACGTCCGTCTCCTGAGTCTCTCCCAGGACCCTGATGAAGCACCAGGTCCCGGGGTACTGGTAGGTGTAGGCCCCCAGCCTGAAGAAGGGCAGGAGGGCAACAAAGAGAGCCAGCAGCCAGATGAGAGCCAGTGCCATCTTGGTCCGAGCCGTGGTGACCAGTGAGGCATGGAGCAGGGGCTGTGTGACACCCAGGCAGCGCTCAGCAGCCATGGCACAGCCCAGGAACAATGGGcacaagccaaagaacaccatgcaACCTCCTAGGAACTGGCAGGGGGCATCGGTGGCAGGGCGAGCTAAAGGCCCAGTCGCAGCCCCAGCTGAGTACAGCCTCAACACCAGGGCACCGGGGATGACGTGGCCGGCAAAGTCTGTGGCCACCAGGGAGCTGGCGAAGAGCAGGAAGGTGGCCTTGGAGCGGCGGCGCAGGCGGGCGTAAGCTTTCGCCAGGATGACCAGGGCCACGATGTTGGACAGGATGCCCAGGGTCATGGAGAGGCCAGCTGCCGTGGGGTTACTGGGGGGAGACATGGGCCTCTCTGTGGTGATGTTTGCCCTCCAGGCCATGGCCAACCAAGTCTGGttggggaggagatggggggcaGCCAGGCCTGAGGAGTTGTAGTGCTGCATGGCCAACATCACTGGCCTCTGGGAGTCATCGGGGTCCTCAGAGTGGGAGGGCACTGAAAATAGGAAAGGTGTTATGATTAATACACTGACTGGTTGACCAGGAAGAACTCCTAACCTCACTAATATAAAGGACTACCATAACCAAACTTGCGAAGTCACCAATAGCCTACGATACAGAATAAATACCAATTTTACTGGTGAAACGAAAACTCATTCAGTATTCAGTTATTACTTAACAACAATAAATCTTATCCTGCATTATGTAAGGATTTTTTTCCGTCATAAACCAGGTTCCATCCAACCTTATTATGCGAGAAAAGTATggtgcatttggaaaatatttagaccccttgactttatccacattttgttatgttacagccttattctaaaatggattaaatacaacattttcctcatcaatctatacacaataccccataatgacaaagcgatttttgctaatttatttaaaaaaaaacagaaataccttatttatgtaagtattcagaccctttgctatgagactcaaattgagctcaggtgcaccctgtttccattgatcatccttgagatgtttctacaacttgattggagtccacctgtggtaaattcaattgaatggacatgatttggaaaggcacacacctgtctatataaaggtcccacagttgacagtgcatgtcagagaaaaaaccaagccatgaggtcgaaggaattgtcagtagagctccgagacaggattgtgtcgaggcacagatctggggaaggataccaaatcatgtctgtagcattgaaggtccccaagaacacagtgttctccatcattctaaaatggaagaagcttggaaccaccaatactattcctagagctggctgcctagtcaaactgagcaatagagggagaagagccttggtcagggaggtgaccaagaactctatggtcactctgacagagctccagagttcctctgtggagatgggagaaccttccagaaggacaagcatctatgcaactctccaccaatcaggcctttatggtagagtggccaggtggAAGTCACTGGTGTCAAAAGGCACCtgtagactctcagaccatgagaaacaagattctctggtctgatgaaaccaagattgaactctttggcctgaataccaagcgtctggaggaaacctggcaccagacctacggtgaagcatggtggtggcagcatcatgatatggggatgttttttagttggagggattgggagactagtcaggatcaaggtgaagatgaacggagcaaaatacagagagatccttgatgaaaacctgctccagagtgctcaggacctcagactggggtgaaggttcaccttccagcaggacaacgaccctaagcacacagctaagacaacgcaggagtggcttcgggacaggtctctgaatgtccttgagggtcttaatacttatgtaaatgtcatatttcccttattttaataaatttgcaacaatttcttaaatcctgttttttatttgtctctatggggtatggtgtgtagatttaGGAGGGGGGGAACtctttaatctattttagaataagactgtaaaaagtcaagggatctgtctgaatactttccaaatgcactgtatatttaagttggataaaaaatgtcatgacaggcctgatggcTTAAAGTGTCTTAAAATGTCAAAATGTGGACAAAACAAAATAAGCTAGATAAATGGGTAACTTTTTGAGTTGGTAAATATAATGATATAATAATCATCATATCGAAATAAACTtgggagtcacgcgatgatatggtGTGATGTCTTGCCACTAGGaatcgggaaagcatgcagtttattaggctacagatgatgaacttcacatggTGGTGAAAGTGGAAGGGGATGAGCTTGAtgttcctttccaataaatatcgataGTCTTATTCTGATGACATAATGATCGTGCTTGGCTATCGTTTGCCAAATACAAATAATctcgctcttttgtccataataatctcatcatgtaagTAGCCTACCCGCACTTTATCTGCaaactgttggctagagcgcacttGCCAAGACCAGAGTGCACATTCGCTATATAACTCAACATTTGTTGTGACataaccatcagtagagttgaacaTGCGAAGGAAAcacatttaacttgtattttgtGTACGGTACATGGGAATGTAACCgcaaaagttatttttatgtgcactacactACTTCATCACAGACAGCCTTTCATCCGCAGAAAGTACATTTGCTGGAAACACATCTCTTGTGGGAAAATGTTCATATGCAGATTGTAGAATATTCTCATGAAAATCGGTTGCCTATTGGATGGAACCCTAGTAGCTACCACTATTGTACCACTGGCATTGGCGCGTTGAGTGCAGGGCGGATATTGAGCTATACAATGAGATTATTATCGACAAAAGAGCGAGATTATTTGTATTTGTCTCACGGCAGACAAGCATCATGATCATGTCACCAAAAtaagatatttattggaaaggtgcatcaagctcatcactttgcaccttcaccaccctgtgaagttcatcataattgaTTTAACGTGTAGCCTAAAAAACGGAATGCTTTCCGGAGTCGGACCACACAATTGTCATCCTTATGCTACTGCCTATGGGTCTGCTATCATGATAGGGCACCTTTCACATAATGTGTGCTGTGTCACTGTCAGACACCGTCTAGATTTGACGGAGCACCTTTCACAAGAACTGCCTTGACTTGTCTTACATTCTCAGGTTGCAGAGTACCATGAGGGAGAAACTGTTTGGCCTTTGTCTACAATAGGCTATTTAAAGgacactaaccaggtttccatctaACCTTTTTATGACAGTTAGCATACAGTTCATTAGGCTACACATTACATTAATTATggtgcttggctgccatttgacaaataaaaataatctcgcTCTTCTCCATAAATAATTGCATCATGTAGGTAGTCCAGCCGGATTGTAGGCCTTTCTGGGAGCTGTTCGCTAGAGCACACATACCAAGACAAGAGTGGGCACATTCGCTATATAAAGCCATTTTTGAGGGGGACAAAACTaccagtagagttgaaaatgcgatggaaacccattcagtttgtattttttattcgggTACATGGGAGATTAACCGCAAAAGTTGTTTTAaagtgcactacgtcatcacgcactgcCTTTTCCCTCAACAAATGCATTTGATggaacacatctctggtgggaaaatgcgcataGGCTATTGTTTTTATTCGTATTTAAGAATATTCTGTTGCCAATTGACAGGCATTCAATGGAAACCTAGCGAGTGTCCTTTACATATCCTATTGTAGATAAATGCCAAACAGTTTCTCCCTCGTGGTACTCTGCAACCTGAGAATGTAGGACAAGTCAAGGCAGTTCTTGTGAAAGGTGCTCCGTCAAGTCTTGACCGTGTCTGACAGTGACACAGCACATAGGACCCATAGGCGTAGTCCCTATGCAGTAGCGCTATACGATGCCAATCAAATCACTTTTTTCCTTCTTCTTCACACCCTTCAATACAGAATAACAAAACAGAGTCACAATACTTCTTCCAAAATTAGGTATACATAAAATCCTATACTGTGCCTAGTCTGTATAATGTGTTTTCTCATGAGTTACTCAGAATCGATCTAGCAATGGCGATTTGTAGCAGAGACCATACCATTGTTCatgggaaacacacacacgcacacacacacaaatggaatGCACCTGCCCAAACATGACATAGCTTCTACAGTTTTGTAGGGTGCATTTGCAATCCTTGTTCCGTTGACTTTTCTAATCTAAAACAAACATGTCTAAAAAAgggtgcgtttgtaaattcactctgtctatctactccgatttcagagcactctcgtctgagtgtgccagagcacagaataactgattaaTTTAAGAACGTGCAACACCCGGTGAATATGACCGGTGTTAGTGAACGTCGGCAAAAAAAACGTTATTAAATTGTTGCAAGCAGAACAGTTACAGTCACTAACGCTCTAGATAACACGAAAACAGCCTAATCGAGTGTAAAATGGTCATTGAGGTGTTCTCTAATTTTTGTCTGGAAGTAGCAAGCAaactagccaactttagccagttatctttggtgcttgactgctgtcgtgaggtcagaacgctcggatcaaccctactcttcggccagagcgtccagtgtgcgctctgaacactcCGAGAGCGAAGCctctgaatttatgaacagacaatctgacaacgctctgaatttacaatcgACACATAGCCACTCTGACATAGTGGAGgcaatttacgaacgcacccaaaGACATTGATGAATGAGAGTTGAAAACATTTGCAGGTTTAAAATCGAAATGAAATCATACTAATTCAGCCCAGTACATGTGCACTCACTATTGGCAAAACAAAAAGCATGTATGGTTCTTCTAAAAAGCCTTATTAAGATGAACAGTGTATGTAACGAATAACTAACTACATGGAGTGTAACGTTTGACCAGGCAAACAATTCTTTCCCCCTACTTTTACCCATTTCGTAAAATAAATACTAATAATTGATCATTGTAAATTTCCTGAATGATTTATGTTCTATTCAATTAATTTGCCATATCCAAATTAAAAGGGATCTGTGTGCATTGTCAAAACGGAATTTATTTATGTTCATAGCTAGTTCGGCAGCATAGGCTACTTGCTGTAAATCAGTAACTTGATTATGCCATTCTTAGTACAAATTTCGGAAAATGAAAAAGACCTAGCTAAAAGATAAATTGCAGTTAATTTTTTCAAACCGAAGATCATTAATGGTGTGAAATCAGTATTAATGATATTACCTGACCAAACAGTGAATCCATAGAAACATATTCAGATTTATTCCTTTGGTTTTCAGATGTTAAATAATTTCACTGTGAACCATGAAATTCAAAAGTTCCTGAAACTCAGAGATTCATCCACGAGAATGTTACTTATTATCAACAATGATTCACCTGAGCTGATAGTGAAGTCATGTATTCGGAGGAGTGCCTCATTCTCTCCTAAAGAAAATAAAACGAGCAACCGCATGAGAAGTCCGTCACCAAGATCAAGACCCAGTCTCCAAAAGGTTGCACAGCCAACCATTTACTATTCAACGTTTGTTTCGTTGCTCAGCCCTCTTTATAGACTTGTACCGCGTCGACGCAGCCCCGGGGCTTCTTGAGTCCGCGAGAGGAATGCATGTATCCTTATTACAGTAGTTCAGTGAAAGGGAACTGGGAGTGCTACCCAATAACTTATTGGAAACTAATTTGATATTCTATTAATGCAGCCATTTTATTTAACAACCAACTTTACACGTTATCATAACTTACAGTATCTTACAGTGTTCAAACAAAACAGCTGGCAGAAGTTTGACAAATGTTTTGTTATAACAGCGTTATTAGTGTAAGTGCAATTCCGCCACTTTTCAACCTTATATTCATaatctccagcaccaaaccagtgtctacatatgtgaaaacagTGGGTTTCTATGATTTGTGGTTAAAAAGATAGGAAGAAAAGTCTTTaaaatgcttctctgtgacaACACAGGGTA
This genomic stretch from Oncorhynchus clarkii lewisi isolate Uvic-CL-2024 chromosome 13, UVic_Ocla_1.0, whole genome shotgun sequence harbors:
- the LOC139423984 gene encoding prostaglandin E2 receptor EP1 subtype-like, with amino-acid sequence MLAMQHYNSSGLAAPHLLPNQTWLAMAWRANITTERPMSPPSNPTAAGLSMTLGILSNIVALVILAKAYARLRRRSKATFLLFASSLVATDFAGHVIPGALVLRLYSAGAATGPLARPATDAPCQFLGGCMVFFGLCPLFLGCAMAAERCLGVTQPLLHASLVTTARTKMALALIWLLALFVALLPFFRLGAYTYQYPGTWCFIRVLGETQETDVAFVMLFSGLGLASLTVALVCNTISGVTLVLARLRKKCKTCYRRSAKSHDIEMVAQLVGIMITSCICWSPLLIFGLMSVTRSYSGSIGSDQDTYRRLMVMGVRLASWNQILDPWVYILLRRAVLRKIYRITKSRASFKNSTFRHWDISSFQNSEKINTVNRI